GGGCATCCTGGAGTGGGAGGAGCGCACGGGCGACACCCGTTTGCGCCCGGCGCGACATGCGGCGCACGACTACCTGCTGCGGCGACGGATGCTCTACCGAGAGTCGACCGGCGAGCTCGTGGCGCCCTGGGCCACGCACTTCGGCTACCCGTTCCGCCACGTCTACAGCGCCCTCAACGTCATGGACTACCTACGACGCGCCTCACTGCTCGAGGGCACCGCGCCCGATGACCGGGCATCTGACGCGATCGGGATCATTCGTGCCGCCCAGCAGCCCGACGGCAGCTGGCTGCAAGAGCGCCGCCACCCGGGCCGCGTCTGGTTCGAGCTCGACGTGCCCGTCGGCGCGCCGTCGCCGTGGCTGACCTTCTTGTCACTCCGCGTACTGCGCTGGTGGGACTCGGTCGCCTAGGTCAGCCGGGCGAGCGCGGCACCCGCCGCATTCCAGCCGCCCATGCCGTGCACCCCACCGCCCGGAAGCGTCGACGACGAGCACAGGTACAGCCCCGGCACGGGCGTGGCCCAGGGCGTAAGCGAGAGCGAGGGCCGGGCGGCGAGCTGCCGCCAGTCGGTCGCGCCGCCGCCGATGTCGCCGCCGACCAGGTTGGCGTTCCACGCCTCGAGGGCGGCCGGGCCCATGACGTGCCGCCCGAGCACGCGCTCGCGGAACCCCGGGGCGACGCGCTCGAGTTGGGCCTCGATCGCGGGCAGAGCATCCACGGTCGAGCCATTGGGCACCCGGCAGTAGGCCCACAGCGTGTGCTTGCCGGCGGGCGCGCGCGTGGGGTCGGCGACCGTCGCCTGCACGGCGAGCACCCAGGGGTCGTCGACGTGCCGGGCGCGCGCGGCCTCGCGCTCGGTGCGAGCCACCTGCTCGGCCGTGCCGATGTGCACGGTTCCGGCGCCGGCGAGCGCGGGGTCGGCCCACGGCACGGGGCCGTCGAGCGCCCAGTCGACCTTGAACGCCCCGGCGCCGTACCGCCAGCGGTCGAGGCGGCGGGCGTAGCGCGCGGGCAAGGCGTCGCCCGCGATCGCGCGCACCTGCCGAGGGGTGAGGTCGAGCACGACGATGCTCGCGCTCGGCAGCTCGGCGAGCGACGTGACGCGGTGACCCGTGCGCAGCTCGCCGCCGAGCGCGAGCAGGCGAGCGACGAGCGCGTGGGCGACCGACTGCGAGCCGCCGCGGGCGACGGGCCAGCCGACCCCGTGCGCGAGGCCGCCGAGCATGAGCCCGATGCCCGTCGTCAGCGGCTGCCCGAGCGGCACGGCCGCATGGGCGGCGAGGCCCGCGAACAGCGCGCGGGCCGGCTCGTCGCGAAAGACGGTGCGCTCGACGAGCGACGCCGGCCAGAGCCCCCGCGCCCCGAAGCCGAGCAGCGCGCCCAGATCGTGCGGCGGCAGTCGGGTCGGGTCGAGCACCGAGGCGGCGAGGCCCGGCCAATTCGTGGAGAGGCGCGCGAGCATCCCGCGCCAGGCGCGCCCGTCGCGGCCGAGGCCCTCGGCCGTCGCGTCGATCGAGCGGTGCAGCAGCGCCGAGCGGCCCGCGTCGATCGCGTGGCCGAGCGGGGTGGGCGGATGCACGAGCTCAAGACCGCTGTGCCCATCACGATCAGCCTGCAGGTCGAGCGCCCGGATCGCCGGCGAGGCGAGGCCGAGGGCGTGCACGGTCGCGCCGAGGTCGTGCACGAACCCGGGCAGCGTCAGCTCGGCACTGCGCAGCCCGCCGCCGGGGTGCTCAGCCGCCTCGAGCACGAGCACCCGCAGGCCCGCCTCAGCGAGCCGCACGGCGGCGACGAGTCCGTTCGGCCCCGCGCCGACAACGACAGCGTCGACATCGGGCGAGGCGGAGGTGGTCACGGGTCGATCCTGCCCCATGCACCTGCGCGCGACCGCCCTCGCATGGTGTCGCCCCGAGCCACCAGACTGTGCTCATGACGAGCACGCCGCACCCCGCCGACCAGCACCCCGCCGACCGCCACGACATCATCCGCGTCGAGGGTGCGAACGAGAACAACCTCAAGAACGTCAGCGTCGACCTGCCCAAACGGCGGCTCACCGTCTTCACGGGCGTCTCGGGCTCGGGCAAGTCGAGCCTCGTGTTCGGCACGATCGCGGCTGAGTCGCAGCGCATGATCAACGAGACCTACAGCTCGTTCGTGCAGGGCTTCATGCCGAGCCTCGCCCGGCCCGACGTCGACAGCCTCGACGGGCTCACGACGGCGATCATCGTCGATCAGGAGCGCATGGGCGCCAACTCGCGCTCGACGGTCGGCACGGCGACCGATGCCAATGCGATGCTGCGCATCCTGTTCTCGCGGCTCGGCGAGCCGCACATCGGCTCGCCCAACGCCTTCTCGTTCAACATCCCGTCGAGTCAGACGAGTGGAACCCGCACGACGAGCACGGGTGCGACGACGGTCATCGAGAACGAGACCTACCTCGGCGGCATGTGCCCGCGGTGCGAGGGCATGGGGCGCGTGAACGACATCGACCTCACGCAACTGTTCGACGAGTCGAAGTCGCTGCTCGACGGCGCCCTCACGATCCCCGGCTACACGGTCGACGGCTGGATGGTGCGCATCTTCATCGAGTCAGGGTTCTTCGACCCGGCGAAGCCCATTCGCGACTTCACCGAGGCCGAGCGCAATGACTTCCTCTACAAAGAGCCGGTCAAGGTCAAGATCGAGAAGATGAACATGACCTACGAGGGCCTCGTTCCCAAGATTCAGAAGTCGATGCTGTCGAAAGACGTGGATGCGCTGCAGCCCCACATTCGCGCCTTCGTCGAGCGCGCCGTCACGTTCACGCTGTGCCCGGAGTGCGAGGGCACACGCCTCAACGCCGGCGCGCGCTCGTCGACGATCAACGGGATCAGCATCGCCGACGCGTGCGCCATGCAGATCAGCGACCTCGCCGCGTGGGCGGCCACGATCGACGAGCCCTCGGTCGCACCGCTCATGGCCAACCTCCGGCGCCTGCTCGACTCGTTCGTCACCATCGGTCTCGGCTACCTCTCGCTCGACCGGCCCTCGGGCACGCTCTCGGGAGGCGAGGCGCAGCGCACCAAGATGATCCGGCACCTCGGGTCATCGCTCACCGACGTCACGTACGTCTTCGACGAACCGACCGTCGGCCTGCACCCGCACGACATCCAGCGCATGAACGAGCTGCTGCTGCAATTGCGCGACAAGGGCAACACCGTGCTCGTCGTCGAGCACAAGCCCGAGGCCATCGCGATCGCCGACCACATCGTCGACCTCGGCCCCGGCGCGGGAACCGCCGGCGGCGAGATCGTGTTCGAGGGCACCCTCGAGGGGCTTCGGGCGAGCGGCACTCTCACGGGGCGGCACCTCGACGATCGCGCACGGCTCAAGAGTGCGGTGCGGGCATCCACGGGCCTTCTCGAGGTGCGCGGCGCCTCGTCGCACAACCTGCAGAACATCGACGTGGATGTTCCGCTCGGGGTGCTCGTCGTCGTCACGGGTGTCGCGGGCTCGGGCAAGAGCTCGCTCATCCACGGTTCGGTCGCACACCGCGACGGAGTCGTGGCGATCGACCAGGGTGCCATTCGAGGATCCCGGCGCAGCAACCCCGCGACCTACACGGGCCTGCTCGATCCGATTCGCAGCGCCTTCGCCAAGGCCAACGGGGTGAAGCCCGCGCTGTTCAGCGCCAACTCTGAGGGCGCGTGCCCCGCGTGCAACGGCAACGGTCTCATCTTCACCGACCTCGGGCCCATGGCCACAGTGTCGACCGTCTGCGAGGAGTGCGAGGGTCGGCGCTTTCAGGCGAGCGTGCTCGAGTACACCCTCGGCGGCAAGAACATCAGCGAGGTGCTGACGATGCCCGTCTCCGAGGCGGAGCAGTTCTTCGCCGCGGGTGATGCGACGCTGCCGGCCGCGCACGCCATCCTCGCGCGCCTCGTGGATGTCGGGCTGGGGTACGTGACGCTCGGCCAGCCGCTCACCACGCTGTCGGGCGGCGAACGGCAGCGGCTGAAGCTCGCCACGCAGATGGGCGACAAGGGCGCGGTCTTCGTGCTCGACGAACCGACGACCGGCCTGCATCTCGCCGACGTCGAGAACCTGCTCGGCCTGCTCGACCGACTCGTCGACAGCGGCAAGTCGGTCATCGTCATCGAGCACCACCAGGCCGTCATGGCGCACGCCGACTGGATCATCGACCTCGGGCCGGGCGCGGGCCACGACGGCGGCCGCGTCGTCTTCGAGGGCACGCCCGCCGATCTCGTCGCCGCCCGCTCGACGCTCACGGGGCAGCACCTCGCCGAGTACGTCGCCGAGCGGTGAGAGTCGACGTGAGCGTCGCGGGCCCTCCCGCGCGCCCTGGTCGAGCAATTCTCGTCGCTGATAGCCTCGTCCGATGAGCGGTTTCTCGGTGGCGACGGCGAGCACCCCGCGCTCATGATGCTTGTCCGCAGACTGCGCAGCCGCCAGTCATTGCTGCTCGCGACCGCGGGCGTCGTGGCGCTGTCGGCGGGGCTCGGCGCGGGGATCGGCGTGCTCGCGAACGCGACGATCATCGACGGAGCGGGCGCCGTCATCGGTGCCGCGCAGGACGATGATGCCGTCGTGCGGGTCGCCATCCGCTGGGCCGGGCAAGGGGGCACGAGCGAGTCGGCCGCGCTCCGCGCGGCGGAGGAGCAGGATGCGGCGGTGCGCGACGCGCTCGATACCCTGATGCCGACGGCGGTGTTCGCGCCGCAGCCGAGCATCCGGAGCGAGCCTCTTGAGGTCGCCCCGTTCACCGACACCGTCGTGCTCCTGAGCGATGCGAGCCTGCTCGACCGCGTCGAGGTCGTCGAGGGTACGTGGCCGCAGACACCCCGAGAGGCCGCCCTGCACCGCCGCGCGGCCGACGCGCTCGACGTGCGCATCGGCGACCGCATCACTCTTCCGGCAGCCGGTGATGAGCCCGTCGAGGTCACCGTCGCCGCCCTTTGGCTGCCGCTCGACAGCAGCGACCCCGTCTGGGCAGGCGATCCGCTCGTGGACAGCGGGCGGGTGGGCTCGGCCGTCGGCCCGCTCGTAGTCGATGAGGCGCTATGGCGCGGGCTCTCGACGCGCCCGATCGCGCAGTGGGTCTCGGCGCTCGATCCGCGCAGGGCCTCGCCCGCTGCTCTCGACCAGATCGCGGCGGGGCTGCCGTCACTGGCGCAGGTGATCGACGATGATCCTCGCAGCCAGGGCACGGGTATCGTCGTCGACGGCGGGCTCGGCAGCACGGTCACCGAGGTTCAGCGCGCGGCGGCGGGAGTCGGGGCTGTGCTCCCGGTGGCGATCGCGCTCGTCGGTGTCGCCGCGCTCACGACCCTGCTCGAACTGCAGCGCTTGCTGACGACCGTGCGGCGAGAAGAGGTGACCCTGCTGCGTTCGCGCGGCGCGTCGCCGCGACGGCTGGCGTCGAACGCCGCGGTCGAGTCGCTCATCATCGCCGTACCCGGCGCGGTGATCGGCTCGGTTCTCGGTGCTGCCATCACCCTCGTCACGCGTCCCGGAACTCTCGAGCGCGCCCTGGCCGATCCCGCACCCCTGATGGTCGTGACCGGCGCAAGCGCGCTCGCTGTCGCCGTCGTGACGGTGGTGCTCGCGGTCGTCATCACCACGCGCAGCGCTCGTTCTGCCCTGCGTCGCGACACACTTCTCGACTCCGGCCGCCCGTCGCGCGCGGTGAGCGGCGCCGCCCTGGTCGTGAGCGCCATCGCCGCCGGAGTCGCCGTGAGCCAGTTCGTGCTCTACCGCGGCCCGATTGTGCCGACGGCAGAGGGAGGCATTGCGGTCGACCCGATCGCGGCGCTGACGCCCGTACTCGTTCTCGTCACCGGAGCACTGCTGGCTGTGGTGCTTGTGGAACCGCTCGCTCGGCTCGTCTCACGCGCGACGGCGGGCGCAGACCGCCTCATCCCCGTGCTCATCTCGCGCTCGCTCGCGCGGTCGACGGCGATCGTCACCGCGCCGGTACTGCTGATCGGGTTCACCGTGGGCGGGCTCGTCATCGCCGCGACGGTCGACGCGACCACGCGCTCGTCGGAACGCGCCGCTCGAGAACTCGCGCTCGGTGCCGAGCTCGCGATCAGCGGGGGCGTGCTCGACCTTGATGCCCGAGCGGTTGTCGGGGCGGCCGGCGAGCCCGTCGCCCTCGCCGGGACGGCCTGGCGCGGGGTGCCGGTCTCGGTCGCCGAGCTCACGGGTGACGATGGGCCGGGCACGCTCGTCGCCATCGATCCGACCGCCCTCACCGAGGTCGTCGCGGAAGCTGGGGGTGCCGTCGATCGTGAGCGGATCGCCGCCGCGATCCGCGTCGATTCAGCACCGGGGATCGAGATCGCGGCGACGGCCACGAGCATCCGGCTCGGCAGCACCGAGGCGGCGGCGGCCTTCTGGGTCGCTGATGCGCAGGGCGGCGTGACCCGCGTGGCTGCCGACGAGAGCGGGGAGGCTTCGCTCCCCGGAGCCGGCGGTCCCTGGCGCGTGCTCGCCCTCGACATCGAGCCGGTCGTGAGCGGTGACGAGCTCGAGATCGCGCGGTCGGGAGTCATCGTCACCGACGCCGCCGGCGCAGAGACGGTGATCGATGTGGACGAGCAATGGGATGCGCGCCCCGGTGGGTCGGGGACGGTGCGGGTGATGCCGCAACCGGCGCCCGTGCGGCTCGCGGTCACTCCGGCCGCAGCGGATCGGGTCGGGGCGCAGCTCGGAGACAGCATCACGGTGATCGTCGCGGGCTCGGGGCGCGAGATCGTGGGGGTCGTGACCGACATCGTGCCCGCTGTGCCCGGCGCCGTGACCGTCGTGGCCGTCGTCGCCGACCTGGTCGCTGTCGCGCAGTCGCAGCTCGCGGGCTCGGAGACCCCCCTGCC
The sequence above is a segment of the Microcella humidisoli genome. Coding sequences within it:
- a CDS encoding phytoene desaturase family protein, with the translated sequence MTTSASPDVDAVVVGAGPNGLVAAVRLAEAGLRVLVLEAAEHPGGGLRSAELTLPGFVHDLGATVHALGLASPAIRALDLQADRDGHSGLELVHPPTPLGHAIDAGRSALLHRSIDATAEGLGRDGRAWRGMLARLSTNWPGLAASVLDPTRLPPHDLGALLGFGARGLWPASLVERTVFRDEPARALFAGLAAHAAVPLGQPLTTGIGLMLGGLAHGVGWPVARGGSQSVAHALVARLLALGGELRTGHRVTSLAELPSASIVVLDLTPRQVRAIAGDALPARYARRLDRWRYGAGAFKVDWALDGPVPWADPALAGAGTVHIGTAEQVARTEREAARARHVDDPWVLAVQATVADPTRAPAGKHTLWAYCRVPNGSTVDALPAIEAQLERVAPGFRERVLGRHVMGPAALEAWNANLVGGDIGGGATDWRQLAARPSLSLTPWATPVPGLYLCSSSTLPGGGVHGMGGWNAAGAALARLT
- a CDS encoding ATP-binding cassette domain-containing protein; amino-acid sequence: MTSTPHPADQHPADRHDIIRVEGANENNLKNVSVDLPKRRLTVFTGVSGSGKSSLVFGTIAAESQRMINETYSSFVQGFMPSLARPDVDSLDGLTTAIIVDQERMGANSRSTVGTATDANAMLRILFSRLGEPHIGSPNAFSFNIPSSQTSGTRTTSTGATTVIENETYLGGMCPRCEGMGRVNDIDLTQLFDESKSLLDGALTIPGYTVDGWMVRIFIESGFFDPAKPIRDFTEAERNDFLYKEPVKVKIEKMNMTYEGLVPKIQKSMLSKDVDALQPHIRAFVERAVTFTLCPECEGTRLNAGARSSTINGISIADACAMQISDLAAWAATIDEPSVAPLMANLRRLLDSFVTIGLGYLSLDRPSGTLSGGEAQRTKMIRHLGSSLTDVTYVFDEPTVGLHPHDIQRMNELLLQLRDKGNTVLVVEHKPEAIAIADHIVDLGPGAGTAGGEIVFEGTLEGLRASGTLTGRHLDDRARLKSAVRASTGLLEVRGASSHNLQNIDVDVPLGVLVVVTGVAGSGKSSLIHGSVAHRDGVVAIDQGAIRGSRRSNPATYTGLLDPIRSAFAKANGVKPALFSANSEGACPACNGNGLIFTDLGPMATVSTVCEECEGRRFQASVLEYTLGGKNISEVLTMPVSEAEQFFAAGDATLPAAHAILARLVDVGLGYVTLGQPLTTLSGGERQRLKLATQMGDKGAVFVLDEPTTGLHLADVENLLGLLDRLVDSGKSVIVIEHHQAVMAHADWIIDLGPGAGHDGGRVVFEGTPADLVAARSTLTGQHLAEYVAER
- a CDS encoding FtsX-like permease family protein, with product MMLVRRLRSRQSLLLATAGVVALSAGLGAGIGVLANATIIDGAGAVIGAAQDDDAVVRVAIRWAGQGGTSESAALRAAEEQDAAVRDALDTLMPTAVFAPQPSIRSEPLEVAPFTDTVVLLSDASLLDRVEVVEGTWPQTPREAALHRRAADALDVRIGDRITLPAAGDEPVEVTVAALWLPLDSSDPVWAGDPLVDSGRVGSAVGPLVVDEALWRGLSTRPIAQWVSALDPRRASPAALDQIAAGLPSLAQVIDDDPRSQGTGIVVDGGLGSTVTEVQRAAAGVGAVLPVAIALVGVAALTTLLELQRLLTTVRREEVTLLRSRGASPRRLASNAAVESLIIAVPGAVIGSVLGAAITLVTRPGTLERALADPAPLMVVTGASALAVAVVTVVLAVVITTRSARSALRRDTLLDSGRPSRAVSGAALVVSAIAAGVAVSQFVLYRGPIVPTAEGGIAVDPIAALTPVLVLVTGALLAVVLVEPLARLVSRATAGADRLIPVLISRSLARSTAIVTAPVLLIGFTVGGLVIAATVDATTRSSERAARELALGAELAISGGVLDLDARAVVGAAGEPVALAGTAWRGVPVSVAELTGDDGPGTLVAIDPTALTEVVAEAGGAVDRERIAAAIRVDSAPGIEIAATATSIRLGSTEAAAAFWVADAQGGVTRVAADESGEASLPGAGGPWRVLALDIEPVVSGDELEIARSGVIVTDAAGAETVIDVDEQWDARPGGSGTVRVMPQPAPVRLAVTPAAADRVGAQLGDSITVIVAGSGREIVGVVTDIVPAVPGAVTVVAVVADLVAVAQSQLAGSETPLPVTGVLLSPDDDAVIDARSARQAADELRMLVPSGSSVDAVADAPTGVLAEGARTALWVAALGALVLAIAAAAIVSRAIGGVRDVDVVVLRAIGVAARAQARARALEFGAVLTVATVGGIAVGTGAALLLVGDLARALIVDVPPALPVRATIEPVLAAVLGALLLGAIAALSLSAARQAARQARTLSAREVLR